From Candidatus Alcyoniella australis:
CCAGCGAGTTGCGCACCTGCGCATCGGGGGTCAGGGCGCAGATCGGCGTGGTCGGGCGCAACGACGAGATCAGCCGGGCCGACGCGCCGCTGCGGGTAAAGGCGACGATCCAACGCGCGCCGGAGCGCTGCGCAGCCTCGCACGCCGCGTCGCCCACAGCCCCTCCGGCCGACGAGGTGGCCTCGCGGCGGGTGATTGCCTGGCCGGGCAGTTCCTGCTCCACGTAGCGCGTCACCGCGTCCATGGTCTTGACCGCTCGTAGCGGGTATTTGCCGCTGGCGGTCTCGGCCGAGAGCATCACCGCGTCGGTGCCGTCGAGAATCGCGTTGGCCACGTCCGAGACCTCGGCGCGGGTGGGCAACGGCGAGACGGTCATTGACTCGAGCATTTGGGTGGCGGTGATGCAAGGCTTGCCCGCGGCGTTGGCCACGCTGATGATTTGTTTTTGCAGCACCGGGACCTGATGGATCGGCAGCGAGACGCCCAAATCTCCGCGGGCGACCATCACGCAGTCCGCGCAATCGACGATGCTCTGCAGGTTGTCGATGGCCTCGGGGCGCTCGAGCTTGGCGATGATCGGCAGCTCGCGTCCGGCGCGGCGCGTCAGCCTGCGTACGTGTTCCACGTCCTGGGCGCTGCGCACGAAACTGGCGGCGATGTAGTCGAACCCGAGCTCCACAGCCTGGCGGATCGCAATCCGGTCGCGCGGTCCCACGGTCGGCACGTCCAACGTCCCGGCCAGGGTGATGCCCTTGCGCGAGCGCAAAATGCCGCCGTCGATCACCTTGCAAAGTGCTCGGTTGCCCTCGATCCGTTCGACCTTGAGCCGAATCAGACCATCGTCGAGAAAGAGCATGTCGCCCGCGTTAAGCGCCTCGCCGATCAGCCGCTGCGGAACCGGGATCGCGTTGGGACCCGCACCGCGCGCTGATTTACGACCGATCAGCAGAGTCACGCGGCCGGCCGCCCGCAGCTCCAGGGCGTCCCCCTCCAGCTCGCCGATGCGCAGCTTGGGTCCCGGCAGGTCGGCCAGTAGCGCCAGCGGACGCTTGGCGCGCACGGCGGCCGCGCGCAGCCTGCGCACCAGCTGGGGCACGAACGCTGGATCGGCGTGGGAGTAGTTGACGCGCGCCATGTCGAGCCCGGCGCGCAGCAGCGCGTCGATACTACGGCGCGACGAGCAGGCCGGTCCCATGGTGGCGACGATTTTAACTCTGCGCGTGTGGCCTTTGCTCATGACGATATTGTCCTGTGGATGTAAAAAAGGCGGCGAAGCCGCAGGGCTCCGCCGCCTTGATAAATCGTGTTGATCATTCGCCCGTCATGGGCGCTGTCGCATGGCGCCGTACGCTACTCTACGGGCTGCTCTTCAGGCTGCGCATCTTCTTCAACAGCCTCAGGCTCGGGCTCGTTGAGCAACAGCTCGCCGTTGAGCACCTTCAGCGCGTCGCCGGCCACAACATCTGCCGGGTGCTGGGCGATGTACTCACCCAAATACAGCTTGGCTTTGTCCAATGCGTTGCCGTTGAGCTCGGTGGTCTTCCAGTCCTCCAGCGCAGCCAGGCGCTCGGGCACGGCCTGCATCTTCTCTGAAAATACCTTGAAGTCGGTGGTCAACGCGTTGACTTCAACCTGCAGATCGTCAGTGCCGATATCGCCCACGTGTCCAAGAAGGATCAGCAGCAGGGCGACCGCGGACATGATCAGTGCGATTCCGGGAACGAAACCGATGTTACCGTTGCTTGACATATTGGACATCTCCTTGTCTTTTGACGATCCTGATGGCGATCCATGTTTCGCGCCGTCCTTGTCCGCCGCGGCCGAAACCATGATCTTGGTGTGTGTGATGCAATACGCAGAGCCGGGAACGGCATTGGCCTGACAGGGCTTTCCCGACTTCGTTGTCTCTTGGCATTTCACTGATATTCCTTAGTACTCCAGATTCGACACCGAAGGTTCAGCCATTAAAACAGAGCGATCAGATTTCTGTCAAGAATGCTCTGAATCAACCCGCCGGACCGTGCGTTCAGCGGCCGGGGATGGAGGTTGCGGCGATGGTTTTGCATCGAGGGTTGTGCTAGTTTTCAGCCTGCAAGACGCATCCGGAGGCCGCAAATGAAGTATGTACTTGCTATCGACCAGGGCACAACCGGCTCGACTGTGCTGATCATCGACGCCAACCAACAAGTGGTGGCCAGGGGCTACGCCGAGTTCCCGCAGATTTTCCCCGAGCCCGGCTGGGTCGAGCACGACCCGGAGCAAATTTGGTTCTCGGTGGAGAAGACCATCGCCCAGGCGCTGCAAGTCGGCGGCATCGACGCGACGCAGATCGCGGCCATCGGCATCACCAACCAGCGCGAGACCACGGTGCTCTGGGACCGCCAGAGTTCGCTCCCGGCGTACAACGCCATTGTCTGGCAGGACCGCCGCACCGCCTCGATCTGCACCGAGCTCAAGCAGCGCGGGCTCGAGCCGACCTTCACGCGTAAGAGCGGGCTGCTGCTCGACCCCTACTTCTCGGGCACCAAGCTCACCTGGCTGCTGCGCAACGTCGAGGGGCTGCGGCAGCGTGCCGAATCCGGCGAGCTGGCCTTCGGCACCATCGACAGTTTCCTGGTCTGGCGCTTAAGCAACGGCGCGGCCCACGTCACCGACGTATCCAACGCCAGCCGCACCCTACTGCTCGATCTGGAATCTTGCGCCTGGGACGAAGAGCTGCTCGCGGCGCTCGAGGTGCCGCGCGCCATATTGCCCGAGGTCCGCAGCAACTCCGAGGTCTACGCCCAAACCAAGGGCCTGCGCGTGCTGCCCGACGGCATCCCGATCGCGGGCATGGCGGGCGATCAACAGGCAGCGCTGTTCGGCCAGGCGTGCTTCGAGCCGGGCCAGGCCAAGTGCACCTACGGCACGGGGAGCTTTGTGCTGATCAACGTCGGCGACAAACCCGTGCACAGCGAGCACCGGCTGCTTTCCACCGTGGCCTGGCAGATCAACGGGCGCACGACCTACGCCCTTGAGGGCAGCGTGTTCATCTGCGGCGCGGCGGTCCAGTGGCTGCGCGACCAGTTGGGGATTATCGCCAAATCCTCCGATGTCGAGCCCCTGGCACGCAAGGTCGAGAGCTCGGAGGGCGTGTTCTTCGTGCCGGCGATGGTCGGCCTGGGCGCGCCGTACTGGCGGCCCGACGCCACGGGCACGATCGTCGGCATCCGCCGCGGCACCTCTTCGGCGCACATTGCGCGCGCAACCCTTGAGGCCATGGCGCTGCAGAACGTCGACGTGATCCGCGCCATGGAGAACGACAGTAAACAGCCGGTGGCCGAGCTCAAGGTCGACGGCGGCGCGGCTGCCAACGACCTGCTGATGGAGCTGCAATCCGGGCTGCTGGGCACGCGGATTGTGCGACCGCAGATGCTCGACACCACGGCCCTGGGCGCGGCGCTGCTTGCCGGGCTGGCGGTCGGCGTGTGGTCCGACCTGGAGACGATCCGCGAAAAATGGCGCGCCGAGCGCGTGTTCGAGCCTGCAATGGATACCAAGCTCAAAGATCGGCTGCTCGACGGCTGGGCCAAGGCCGTTGAGAAATCGTTCTAATCAGGAGTTTTAACGATGAAGCGTAACGCACTGTTCGCCCTGACGTTGATCGCCGTGCTGGCGATCGCTCTGCCCTGCGCAGCCAAAGACTACCAGGCAATGCAACGCCTGATCGACCAATCCGGCGCCGCCTGGACCGTAGGTCACACGTCGCTCTCCGAGTACAGCCGCGACCAGATGGGATTGCTGTGCAACCTCGACTTCGCCATGCCGGTTCAGCCCGCGAGCGACCTGGACCAGATCGAGCTGTCCAAGGACATACCCGCGCACCTGGACTGGCGCGATTTCAACGGCAACAACTACATGACACCGATCAAGGATCAGCATCCCTGCGGCACCTGCGCCACGTTCTCGTCCGTGGGCGCCACCGAGGCGCTGCTCAAGATCGCCGTTGACAATCCGTTCGTGGAACCCGACATCTCGGAGCAGCACATCTACTCCTGCGCCGGCGAATTCCCCTACACCTTCTTCCATCCGCTGAACGTGCTCCAGGGCCAGGGCGCGCCCGACGAGACCTGCTTCCCCTACGACTGCCCGGTGCAAGGCTACCGCCCGCCGTGCGAAGACTCCTGCGCCGACTGGGCGTCCCGCACCTTTTTCATCGACGGCTATCAAGCGCTGATGTTCCCCACGACCGAGCAGATCCTCACCGCGGTGCAGGACGGCCCGGTGGTGGCCGGTTTCCAGGTCTTCTCCGATTTCCAGGACTACACCGGCGGCGTGTACGAGCACGTCTACGGCGAGCTGCTCGGGGGCCACGGCGTGGTCATCGCGGGCTACGACATGGCCGAGCAATACTGGATCTGCAAAAATTCCTGGGGAACCCAATGGGGCGAGGAAGGCTGGTTCAAAATCCGCTGGAGCACCGAGCTGCTGGGCTTCGGCTATCAGACCTTCGATATCTTCACCAGCTACGAGTCGTTCTGCGGACAGCACGTCGAGCCGACCATCGGCTCGCTGGAACTGCTCAACGCCGGTCCCGAACTGGCCCAAGGCGAACAGCTTGAGGTGCGCTTCGAGTTTATCGACACTGACGCCGACATGCGCGGCGGCGAGCTGTGGCACCAAGTGGACGAGGGCGAGGCCCAGCGCTTTGCCGAGCCGCTACGCGAGTTCGTTGGCACCCAGTCCGACCCGCTGGACCTGCCGAGCTTTTCGTTCTCCGGTGATTACGCGCCGGGTCCGCACACGCTCAAGGTCTGGCTGGCCGACGTCTGCGGATTGCAAAGCACCCAGGCAACTGTCGAGTTTACCGTAGAGGGCGAGGTGCCAGGCGATGACGACGACGACGAATCGGCCGACGACGACGATGACGACGACTCGAGCTGTGGATGCTGATCCGCAAATAGTCCGCATCGAGGGCTGGACCGCTAACGGCTATCTGATAGTCGGCCAAAAGATCGTGGTTGTGGACCCCGGCGTTCCGCGCCTGGTGCGCTCCATGCTGCACTACGTGGAACACGAGCTGAAACGTCCGGCCTCGGACATCTCCTGGGCCACGGTCACGCACTATCACAACGACCACGTGGGCGGGATGGGCCTGCTGCAACAGATCAGCGGCTGCCAAGTGGCGCTGCCCGCCTTGGCCCGACCGTTTGTGGAACAGGGCGCGCGCATCCCGTTTCCGCGGCCATTGCGCTGGCTGCACATGCTCGCAGTACACAACCGACAGCGCAATCCCACGCCGACCCCGCGCGACGCTTGGCAGACCGAGAAGATCGGCCTGCCGCTGATCTCGCCGCGACCGAAATTCGACGTGCATGCCTGGCTCGATGAGGGCGACGCGCTGCCCGACGCGCCTGGGTTCACAGCGCTGTTCACACCCGGACACAGTGCGGACAGCACCTGCCTGTGGCACGAACAATCCGGCTCACTGTTCTCCGGCGACATGCTGCTGGGCAACTTCGAGGGCCCGCCCCAGGCCAACGCTTACTGCCTGAGCCGCACCAAAACCATCGCCAGCCTGCAACGCCTGGCCGACCTACCGATCAAACGCCTATTCCCCGGCCACGGCCCACTGCATAGCGGGGAGTACCTCGCCAAAGAAGCGGTCGAGACGCTGAGGACGGATCTGGTTTAGACCTTCCTATTCAGAAAACTAACAACTGATTGTGTTTTCTGTTGACAGCAAGGCTGTAATTGTAATATTTTTATATCCTCTTTCCCATCATTAAAGGAGCTGGATAATGGTCGAGTACTACGTGAATAAAAACGCCCAAACAAACGGCGACCATGAAGTCCATAAGTCCGGCTGCCAGTTCATGCCGGATATTAACAACAGACGTTCTCTTGGGTACTTCAATAATTGCGCTGACGCAGTTAAAGAGGCAAAGAAGACCTATCCCAAAAGTAACGGCTGCAAATTCTGTTCAGTAGAGTGTCACACCTCATAGACGGCGACTGAACCAACAGCCTAAAACAGCTCATCCCGAGATGGCAAACCGTCCGGGAAGTGCTTGGATTTTGCAATTGAAATAAAAAAATTCAAAGCCGCCTATTTTTTATTGCTTAATTAAAGACTACATTATATTGTTATCGTAAGCAGTAATTCGAAAGGATGGTATATGGATACATCGGTTAATCTTGAGTTGGCAAAATTAACGATAGGGCGTATTTTAGATGAAGAACCTCTTGATGCAGAACGTATCGATGTTGAAATTAAAACTTTTCTCAATCCGAAAAAAAAGGCAAACCATGCAATTATAGCTAAAGCAGTAGCTGCATTAGCTAACGGTGGTGGTGGTATTATTATTATTGGTTTCATCCAAAATGATAGCCGCTACAGAGAAGAAAATTCTAGCGCAGAAACAAAGCCCAGTGTTTGGAACCAAACAGAGCTAAACAGGGCGCTTGGAAATTTTCTTGAGCCAAATATAGAAACTAGACTGACTTTCTTGTCTGGAAAAATATCCGATCATCCTTGTCTGCTTGTTCCTTCTCATGGAAGCACTCCTATAATTTTTAAAAGAGACTTTGATGCCTTCACACGTGGGACCATATTTATTAGGCGTCCTGGACCTGAAAGTGCACCAATTTCTTCCTATGAAGAGTGGCGAGAGCTGATAGAACGCTGTACAGTCAATGACCGAGAGAGACTTGCATCAATAATCCGAAGAATTTTAATTCCTACTGAACAACCAACCACATCGCAGGAGATCGAGAATAGTTTTCAGAAAAAACTTGTTGATTGTGATCATAGCTATGAGAAACTAATCAAAGAACATAAATCGGATATTCCTAAAGATATTCAACGGTCTTTCATATTGAACGGCAGAAGGACTGTGGCCTTTCAAGTATTCCCTCCCAAGAGAGCTGGTGATCTTAACGACCTGCGAAACGCTTTACTAGAGGCTGTAGGCCGCGAAACGGGATGGCCCCACGGTAGATTTCCTTCTCCTCCTGATGAACCAAAAGTAATCAACGGGGGAATAGAGTCTTTTAAAGTAACCACGTTACGTAGCTTTCCGTCACATACAAATATAGATTTCTGGCAGGCGCGACCAAGTGGATTCTTCTACGCTACTAGAGTATACGAAGAAGACAGGGAGCTTAGACGCCAACAAAAATGTTTGATCTGGAATCTACCGATCTGGCGTCTAGGAGAGGCTATCTTGCATGCTGTTAGATTTGCAAATGCCTATTCTCCAAAATTCGACACAATAACCGGTTATGTAAGATTCGATGATCTTGCAGGACGGATCTTGGCTTGTGACTCACAAGGCCTCCGCTCAGATGCGGAAGATCATGGATGTAATACAATGAAATGGCATAGATATTTTTCAATACCATCAGGTTTTTCGACAGAAAATCTGCCAGACTTATTACGTGAGATTCTGAAGGACTTTTATGCTCACTTTGACTTTTTCAACGTCAGCTTAGATGAATATGAGCAGGAAATTAATGCGATGATTCATCGTCGTGTGTATTGAAATATACAGGAATTCCGGGGCCACCCATAACCGCACTACTTCGCTGAAGCTTCGTAGTGTGCCGCTACCACGTCAAAGCTGAGCATGGAGTCCCAGGGACACGAAACTTCATTGATAGTTGATGGTCGACGCTTTTTCCTGAAAATCCCTTATTGCCGCGAATCTCGGCCGTGTGCTTTCTTGTCCGGGCGGCGCAGGTCGAATTGGAATTGCACGCCCAGGTTGGCCAGGTAGAAGACCCTGCCGTTGTCGTGGTTGATGGTAACGCCGAGCTCGGGGAACAGGTAGAGCCAGTTCACAGTCCGGATCCGCGAGCCGATGAACAGGTCGCTGTAAAAGCTCCTGTTGTCCGGCAGGTCGGGCTTCCAATCGTCCTCGTCCTCCTTGTTCTTGCGGCATCTTGCACGCCTCGCTACGAACCCTCATGAATAATGCGGGCTACGTTAATATCCGATCGCGCATCATCAACAAAAAAACGGCCTCCCCAGGTGGGGAGGCCGATGGCTTGTAGATCTAATTAACGCTCAGCCGCAACAGCCGTCGTCGCTGCTGCCTTTGGTGCCGGTAGATGCGTCGTCGTCATCGTCAGCATCGTCGTCGCCCGTATCGTCATCATCGTCCGTGTCGTCGTCATCATCATCGTCGTCATCGGCGCCGTCGCAGTCCGGGTCGTC
This genomic window contains:
- the pyk gene encoding pyruvate kinase, with the translated sequence MSKGHTRRVKIVATMGPACSSRRSIDALLRAGLDMARVNYSHADPAFVPQLVRRLRAAAVRAKRPLALLADLPGPKLRIGELEGDALELRAAGRVTLLIGRKSARGAGPNAIPVPQRLIGEALNAGDMLFLDDGLIRLKVERIEGNRALCKVIDGGILRSRKGITLAGTLDVPTVGPRDRIAIRQAVELGFDYIAASFVRSAQDVEHVRRLTRRAGRELPIIAKLERPEAIDNLQSIVDCADCVMVARGDLGVSLPIHQVPVLQKQIISVANAAGKPCITATQMLESMTVSPLPTRAEVSDVANAILDGTDAVMLSAETASGKYPLRAVKTMDAVTRYVEQELPGQAITRREATSSAGGAVGDAACEAAQRSGARWIVAFTRSGASARLISSLRPTTPICALTPDAQVRNSLALCWGVTPLTIDNIGRIDDVAQAASAALRTAGLARKKDVLVLVYGRELGTTGSTDTLVIHKV
- the glpK gene encoding glycerol kinase GlpK, whose amino-acid sequence is MKYVLAIDQGTTGSTVLIIDANQQVVARGYAEFPQIFPEPGWVEHDPEQIWFSVEKTIAQALQVGGIDATQIAAIGITNQRETTVLWDRQSSLPAYNAIVWQDRRTASICTELKQRGLEPTFTRKSGLLLDPYFSGTKLTWLLRNVEGLRQRAESGELAFGTIDSFLVWRLSNGAAHVTDVSNASRTLLLDLESCAWDEELLAALEVPRAILPEVRSNSEVYAQTKGLRVLPDGIPIAGMAGDQQAALFGQACFEPGQAKCTYGTGSFVLINVGDKPVHSEHRLLSTVAWQINGRTTYALEGSVFICGAAVQWLRDQLGIIAKSSDVEPLARKVESSEGVFFVPAMVGLGAPYWRPDATGTIVGIRRGTSSAHIARATLEAMALQNVDVIRAMENDSKQPVAELKVDGGAAANDLLMELQSGLLGTRIVRPQMLDTTALGAALLAGLAVGVWSDLETIREKWRAERVFEPAMDTKLKDRLLDGWAKAVEKSF
- a CDS encoding C1 family peptidase encodes the protein MKRNALFALTLIAVLAIALPCAAKDYQAMQRLIDQSGAAWTVGHTSLSEYSRDQMGLLCNLDFAMPVQPASDLDQIELSKDIPAHLDWRDFNGNNYMTPIKDQHPCGTCATFSSVGATEALLKIAVDNPFVEPDISEQHIYSCAGEFPYTFFHPLNVLQGQGAPDETCFPYDCPVQGYRPPCEDSCADWASRTFFIDGYQALMFPTTEQILTAVQDGPVVAGFQVFSDFQDYTGGVYEHVYGELLGGHGVVIAGYDMAEQYWICKNSWGTQWGEEGWFKIRWSTELLGFGYQTFDIFTSYESFCGQHVEPTIGSLELLNAGPELAQGEQLEVRFEFIDTDADMRGGELWHQVDEGEAQRFAEPLREFVGTQSDPLDLPSFSFSGDYAPGPHTLKVWLADVCGLQSTQATVEFTVEGEVPGDDDDDESADDDDDDDSSCGC
- a CDS encoding MBL fold metallo-hydrolase; translation: MTTTRAVDADPQIVRIEGWTANGYLIVGQKIVVVDPGVPRLVRSMLHYVEHELKRPASDISWATVTHYHNDHVGGMGLLQQISGCQVALPALARPFVEQGARIPFPRPLRWLHMLAVHNRQRNPTPTPRDAWQTEKIGLPLISPRPKFDVHAWLDEGDALPDAPGFTALFTPGHSADSTCLWHEQSGSLFSGDMLLGNFEGPPQANAYCLSRTKTIASLQRLADLPIKRLFPGHGPLHSGEYLAKEAVETLRTDLV